GCGCCCGCAGCACAGCCGTCGCTGTCGGCGGACTCCGCCCCTGTAGGGAGCGCGAAGCCGGAGAAGAAAGCCCGCACTCCGCGCAAGGCAAAGGCTGCCGCCGCAGCACCGGAAGCACCGGTGGCACCGGCCGCGCCCGCTGCCGCACCGGCTGTCGAGCCTGCCGCGGTCGAGAACAAACCGGCGTCGGCGAAGAAGAAAAACATCGCCAAGCCTGCGGCCGCAGGGGCGCCGGCAGCGGCTCCCGCCGTGGCCGCCGCAACCCCGGCTGCACAGCCCAAGGCTGCCAAAGCTGGCAGGAAACCCAAGGCAGCCAAAGACGCGCAAGGGGCGGAGCCCAAGGCCAGGGACGCCCAACCGGTCCAGGCCCCGGCAGAGCCGAAAAAAGCCAAGGCGGCCAAAGAGCCGAAGCCTGCTAAGGCCGTCAAAGAGCCGAAGGCTCCTAAGGCAGCGAAGGCGTCCAAGGACTCCGGCGCGGGCGCTCCCGCTGCCGAGGCGGCCCCGGCCAAGGAGAAAGCTCCCGCCAAGCGCGCCAGGAAAGCGGCGGAGCCTGCCGCAGCGGCCGAGGAGAAGCCCAAGAAGCCGCGGGCCCCGCGCAAGAAGAAAGAAGAAGCTTAGATCGCGAGGATGCAATGAGGACACTCCTGTTCACCGTCATCGTCCTTTGCTGTGCCCTCCCTGCCGTGGCGGGAACGCTTGAAGAGCTGACGCCGTATTTTGCAACGCAGTACTTCACCTGGCAGGAAAGCATTAACGGCAGGCGCCTGTTGAAGGAAGAGGGTCCCCTCTTCTCCGCTGGGGTCCGGGTGGGCGCTGTCACCGATAGAGCCTTCACCCTGAGGGCAAAGGGAGAGCTGTTCGGCTCGGAGGTCCGCTACCGCGGGGAAACCCAAGCCCCCGACTCGGCCCCGGTACATACCCGGGTTACCTACCTCGGCACCAGCGGTGAGGCAGACTTCGGGTACCGGCTCCGCTCCGCGGCCGGCGACCTGGAGCCGTTCGGCGGCATCGGCTACCGCTACTGGCTAAGGGACCTGCAGGACTCCAACACCCCTGATGGTACCCGGGTCTCCGGCTATACCGAGACCTGGACCATGGGCTACACACGGGTGGGAGCCCGCGCCGCGACCGCTGCGGGCGGGGTGAAACTGACCGCCTGCGGCGGCGCCAAGTATCCCTTCTACGTGGGCAATACCGTCGATTTCGCCGGCAGCGGCGATACCACCTTCCGTCCCAAGGGAAGGTGGAGCGGGTTTGCCGAGGCAGGCGCCCGCTATCGCTCCTTGAGCATGAACCTCTTCTACGAAGGGTTCCGCTTCCACCAGTCCGATCTCAAGATGGTACAGGGGACCGCGTACTTCCAGCCCGACTCATCCTCCGACATCTTCGGGATGAGGGTGGGCTGGACCTTCTAGCTTCCGCCACTACGGTATTTCATGGAGCAGGCAATCTACATAGCCCTTCTGGGCGCGCTGGGCTGCTTGTCGCGCTATTTTCTCTCCGGTTTCGTGTACCGGGTCTGCGGCAACGCCTTTCCCTATGGCACCCTTGCCGTCAACGTGATCGGCGCTTTCCTGATCGGGCTCATCATGGAGTTCTCCATCAGGAGCGCCCTCGTCCCCCCCACACTTCGTTTCGCCCTCACCGTGGGCTTTCTCGGCGGGCTTACCACATTCTCCACCTTCAGCCTGGAAACCTTCCGCCTCATCGAGGAGGGAGCGCTGCTGCTCGCCTTTGCCAACATCATGCTGAGCGTAGTGTCCTGCCTTGCCTGCACCTGGCTGGGCATCATGGTGGCGCGCTGGCTGTAGCTTGCCGCATTTCAATACCTTTCTGCCAAGGAGCGACATATGAAGGACAGGGACATGAGCCAGGAGAATGACAGGAAAGGGATGCTCGGTGAGCAGGTGCTGCTCAGGATCTTCATTGGAGAGCGGGACAAGTACAGGCACATCCCGCTCTACGAGGCGCTGGTGGAACTGTTCCGCACCGAGGGCTTTGCCGGCGCCACCGTGCTGCGCGGCGTGGCCGGGTTCGGCGCGCACAGCATGTACCACACCGACCGGCTGCTGAGGCTCTCCACCGACCTCCCCATGGTGATCGAGGTAGTCGACGAGAGGGCACGCGTTGAGGCGGTGCTCCCCACCGTGGAGGAGATGATGGACGGTGGCATGATCACCCTGGAAAAGGTGCAGGTCTGGCGCTACGCAAAGAAACGCTCAGCTTGAAAGGACGAACCCATCTGCTACACTCTCACCTTGTTCATGAAAAGGAGCGGATAGATGGGCATATTAGAAAACCTGACCCCCCAGTGGATTGAGAGTCAGTACGAGCTGTGGAAACAGGACCCGCAGCAGCTTTCCGAGGAGTGGCGCGCATTCTTCACCGGCTTCGAGCTGGCGGAGGGGGGAGCTGCCAGCGCCGCGGCACCTGTGGGTGGTGACGAAGCGCTGAAACAGTCCGGAGTCCAGTCACTCATTTACCGTTACCGGGACATAGGGCACCTCCTCGCCTGTACCGATCCCCTTTCCCCCTGCCAGATCGAGCATCCTCTGCTCTCCCTTTCGGCCTTCGGGTTGGAGCCCGCCGACCTCGACAAGACTTTCGTTACCAGGCGCTTCATGAGAAGAAGCGCGACCCTCAAGGAGATCCTGCAGGTGCTGCGCAGCACCTATTGCGGCTCGGTGGGCGTCGAGTTCATGTACCTCCAGGACCCGGACGAGCGCCAATGGCTCATCGACCGTATGGAACCCGGCGGCAACCGCGGCTTCTTCACACCGGAGCAGCGCCTCTTGCTGCTGAAAAAACTGAAGGAAGCAGCCCTCTTCGAGCGCGAGCTGCACAAGAGGTTCCCCGGACAGACCAGGTTCTCCCTCGAGGGGGGCGATATCCTGATTCCCATGCTCGATGCCGCCGTAACCAAGGCCGCTTCGCTGGGCGTCACCGACGTCGTCTTCGGCATGCCGCATCGCGGCCGCCTGAATGTCCTGTGCAACATCTTCGGGATGCCTTACGAGAATATGTTCGCGGAGTTCGCCGACAACGCGGAGTACGGTGTGGTGGGCGAGGGGGATGTGAAGTACCACAAGGGCTTCTCGGTTGACCTCCCTGTCGATGCGGGCGGAACCGTGCATCTCACCCTCACCTCCAACCCGAGCCACCTGGAGGCGATCGACCCGGTGGTGCAGGGGAAATGCCGTGCCCGGCAGGACCGTATCGGCGAAGAAGGGGAGGTGCGGGTGCTGCCGCTGCTGATCCACGGCGATGCTGCATTCTCAGGCCAGGGAGTAGTCGCCGAGACGCTGAACCTCTCGCAGTTGGCCGGGTACCGGACCGGCGGCACCCTCCACATCGTGCTCAACAACCAGATCGGCTTCACCACCAGCGCCGCCGATGCCCGTTCCAGCCACTACGCCACCGACGTCGCCAAGATGGTCCAGGCACCGGTGTTCCACGTCTACGGCGACGACGCCGAGGCCGTGGTGCATGTCACCGAACTCGCCGTCGCCTACCGGGACCGCTACCGCAAGGACGTCGTGGTGGAAGTGATCTGCTACCGCCGGCACGGGCACAACGAAGGGGACGAGCCCTACTTCACCCAGCCGCTCATGTACCAGCAGATCAAGCTCCGCCCGCAACTGCACTCCCTCTACGAGATGGAACTGCTTGGAGAAGGGGTCCCCGAGGAGGAGTTGAAGTCGATCGAGAATGAGGTGGTGCAGCGCCTGGCTCAGGCGGGCGAACGGCAGGCCGCGCCGGTCGAATCGGCGTTCCTTGCCCGCTGGAGCGGTATGAAGCCCGGCGTTGCCAAGGTTGCCGTCCCGACCGCCGTCGCCGCTGCGACCCTTTTGGAGCTCTCCGAGCAGCTCGCGCGGATCCCTGAAGGATTCCAGCCGCACCCAAAGGTGGCCGCCGTGCTGCAGAAGCGCCGCGACGCCGTCATCAAGGGCGGGCCGCTCGACTGGGGTAACGTCGAGACCCTCGCCTACGCCTCGCTTCTATCCACCGGCGTCTCGATCCGCCTTTCCGGCCAGGACGTCCGCCGCGGCACCTTCAGCCACCGCCACTCGACGCTCTTCGACCAGCAGACCGGTGAGACCTACCTGCCGCTGTGCAGCGTGCTGGACAAGGGGGCGCGCTTCTGCGCCTTCGACAGCATGCTGGCCGAGTTTTCGGTGCTCGGTTTCGAGTACGGCTACTCGTTAGAGGCCCCCGACGCGCTCACCATCTGGGAGGCGCAGTACGGGGACTTTGTCAACGGCGCCCAGGTAATCATCGACCAGTTCCTGGTGAGTGGCGAGGCCAAGTGGGAGCGCTCCAGCGGCCTGGTCCTTATGCTGCCGCACGGCTACGAAGGGCAGGGGGCGGAGCACTCCAGCGCCCGCATCGAGCGCTTCCTCGAACTTGCCGCGGCCGGGAACATCCAGGTGGTCTACCCCACCACGCCCGCCCAACTTTTCCACGTGCTGCGCCGCCAGATGCTGCAGCCCTTCCGCAAGCCGCTGGTCCTGTTCACCCCGAAGAGCCTGCTGCGCCATCCCGACTGCGTCTCCCGCCTGGAGGAACTCAGTTCCGGCACCTTCCGCGAGGTCATCGCTGAGCCCGCCGTGGGGGAGTCGGTGCGCCAGGTGATCCTCTGCAGCGGCAAGATCTATTACGACCTGCTAGGGCGGATCAGGAAGGACCAGCTGCAGGGGCATGCCCTGCTGCGGATCGAGCAGCTCCATCCGCTTCCCGTCGAACAGTTGCGGGACGAGTTGCAGCGCTACCCGGCCGGCGCCCGTTTCACCTGGGTGCAGGAGGAACCGCGCAACATGGGGGCGTGGCGTTTCATCCACGAGCCCCTCTGCGAACTCTTGGGGACGGTACCGAGGTACGTCGGGCGTCCCGATGCCGCAGCGCCCGCCTCCGGCTCGCACCGCCTGGACCGCGTTGAGCAGGAGCGCATCGTGGACGAAGCACTGAAAATCTGAAAAATACGTCGAACGGCTTTTAAAAGAAGGGAGAAGCACATGGATATCAAGGTGCCCGCGGTCGGCGAGTCGGTGTACGAGGCGGTAATCGCCAGGTGGCTCAAGAAAAATGGAGACGTGGTCTCCAAGGACGAGGCCCTCTGCGAGATCGAGACCGACAAGATCACCCTCGAAGTCACTTCGGAGGCGGACGGTGTCTTGAGCATCACCGTAGCGGAGGGAGAAACGGTGAAGATCGGTGCCGTCATCGGCAGCATCGACGCCCGCGGCCAGGATGCCCAAGCCGCCCAGGGAGGAACCGACAGCGCCGCTGCCGCGAAGCCTGCCGGCAAACCTGCCGCAAAGCCCGAGGTCAAACCTGAGACCAAGCCGGGGACGGCCGCTCCCATGTCCCCCTCGGGTCGAAAGCTGGCGCGCGAGCTGGGGGTCGAGCCGACTGCCGTCCAGGGCAGCGGGCGCGGCGGTCGCATCACCAACGAAGATGTCATCAAGGCACAAGGCGCAAGGGCGGATGCCGCTGAACCCGCCAAAGCTCCCACGGCACCGGCTGCTCCGGCCGCACCCGCCGCTACCCCCAAACCGGCCGCGATGCCCGAACCCGCTCAACAGCCCAAGGCTGCCGCGCCGCCGGTCGACCAATCCGGGCGCGTGCTGCGCAAGCCCATGTCGCAGATAAGAAAGCGGATCGCCGAGCGCCTGGTCTCGGTGCGCCAGCACACCGCCATGCTTACCACCTTCAACGAAGTGGACATGAGCGAGGTGATCAAACTCAGGAAAAAGCACGGCGAGCACTTTCAGAAGCGCCATGACGTCAAACTCGGTTTCATGTCGCTCTTCGTGCGCGCCTGCTGCGCCGCCCTACAGGAGTTCCCTGACGTCAACGCCAGCATCGACGGCGATGACATCGTCTACCACAACTACTGTGACGTCGGCATCGCGGTGGGGAGCGAGCGCGGACTGGTGGTGCCGGTACTGCGGAGCGCCGAGAAACTGAGCCTTGCGCAGATCGAGCAGTCCATCGCCGGCTTTGCCGAGAAGGTCCGCACCAACCGCATCGCCCTTGCCGACCTCGAAGGGGGGACTTTCACCATCTCCAACGGCGGCATCTACGGTTCCATGCTCTCCACCCCCATCCTCAACCCGCCCCAGTCCGGCGTGCTCGGCATGCACAACATCCAGGAGCGCGCGGTGGTGGTGGACGGTCAAGTGGTGGTCCGCCCCATGATGTACCTCGCCCTTTCTTACGATCACCGCATCGTTGACGGCCAGGGTGCGGTCGGGTTCCTGAAGCGGGTCAAGGAATACATCGAAGATCCTGAAGAGATGTTGCTGGAGTGCTAGGAGCAATCATCCCCCGCATGCCCCTCTCCCTCCGGGAGAGGGAGGAAAACAGCACTAAACGGAAGAGGACTCGATTCAACGTCTGGAGGGAAAAGATGTCCGAAGAAACTTTTGATCTCATCGTCATCGGCGCCGGCCCCGGCGGTTACGTCGCCGCCATCAGGGGCGCGCAACTGGGCATGAAGGTGGCCGTGGTGGAAAAGCGCGGCTCCTTGGGTGGCGTCTGCCTGAACGAAGGGTGCATCCCCAGCAAGGCGCTCCTCGATTCCAGCGAACTCTATCACCTTGCCAAGGACCGCTTCGCTGCCCACGGCATCGAGGTGCAGCCGCCGAGGCTCAACCTCGGCCAGATGATGGCGCGCAAGGAGGACGTGGTCAAAAAGCTCACCGATGGCATTGCCTTCCTGTTCAAGAAAAACAAGATCGTCAGCTTCCTCGGCACCGCCACGCTGCTCTCCCCCGAGAGCGGCACGCACCGGGTGGAAGTAAAAGGCGAGGAGACCAAGGTCATCACCGGCAAGAAGGTGGTCCTCGCCACCGGTAGCGAAGCAGTGCAGATCCCGACCCTCCCCTTCGACGGTGAGTCGGTGGTCACCGCCCGCGAGGCGCTCTCTTTCCCGGCGGTCCCGGAGCATCTCCTGGTCGTGGGGGGCGGCTACATCGGCCTTGAACTCGGTTCGGTCTGGCTGCGCCTGGGCGCCAAGGTGACCGTGGTGGAACTCCTCCCCCGGCTCGTCGCCGGCAGCGACGGCCAAGTCGCCGAGGCGCTGCTGCGTTCCCTGAAAAAACAGGGTATGACCTTCATGCTGGGCGCCAAGGTGACCGGCGTGGAAAAGAAGGGCGGCAAACTCGTGGCGCGCGTCGAGGGCGAGAGCGAGACCCAGGAGATCTCCTGCGACAAAGTGCTCGTGGCGGTCGGGCGCAGGCCGCTCACTGCCGGGCTGAACCTCGAGGGGCTCGGCGTCGTCATGGACGGCAGCCGCATCCGCGTCGATGCCGACTACGCCACCAACGTCCCCGGGATCTACGCCATCGGCGACCTAATCGCGGGCCCCATGCTGGCGCACAAGGCGATGGAAGAGGGGGCTGTCTGCGTGGAAAGGATGCACGGCGAGCCGAGCCAGGTCGATTACGGCTGCATCCCCGGCGTCTGCTACACCTGGCCCGAGGCGGCCTCGGTGGGCAAAACCGAGGAGGCGCTCAAGGAAGAGGGGATCGCCTACAAGACCGGCAAGTTCAGCTTCATCGCCAACGGCCGCGCCAAGTGCATGGACGAGACCGAGGGGTTCGTGAAACTCCTTACCGAGGCGGAAGGGGGGCGGCTGCTCGGCGTGCACATCCTCGGTCCGCGCGCCTCGGACATGATCGCCGAGGCGGTAACCGTGATGGCCTTCGGCGGCAGCGGCGAAGATATCGCCCTCACCGTGCACGGCCATCCCACCCTCTCCGAGGTGATGAAGGAGGCGGCGCTCGACTTGGACAAGCGCGCCATCCACGGCTGACATGGTCGTACGCGATGCCGGTCTGATCGAATACCGCGAGGCGCTCGCGCTGCAGGAGAGCCTGGTCCTCGAGGTACAACAGGGAGGGGCGGAGACGCTGCTCCTGCTGGAACACCATCCCGTCTATACCATCGGCGCCGGGGGCAATCCCGGCAACGTCCTCGATCCGGGGATAGAGGCGCATCGCGTCAATCGCGGCGGTGATGTCACCTACCACGGACTGGGGCAACTGGTGGGGTATCCCATTCTCGACCTGGGGCGGCGCGGGCGCGACCTGCACCGCTACCTTCGTTTTTTGGAGCAGTTCCTGGTGGAGCTCTGCGGCAGCTTAGGCGTCGCAGGCTTCACCGTTGCTGGCAAGACCGGCGTCTGGACCGCCCACGGCAAGATCGCCGCCATCGGCGTCGGCGTCAGGCGCTGGGTCTCCATGCACGGCTTCTCGCTCAACGCCGCTGCAGACGTGTCAGCTTTTGGTAATATCAACCCCTGCGGCATGCCCGAGTGCCGCATCACCTCGCTCACCCTTGAGCGTCGGCAGGAGATCACCGTAAAGGAATTGAAAGCCTTGGCCGGAGAACGGTTCGCAGCCATGCTCGAATCGCACCTGCCGCGCAGTTAACCGTTGCAGTTGCTCGCAAGGAGGCTCCCATGTCCGAAACCGATTGCCGAGTCCCCGTAGAGAAGCTCCGCTGGGTTTGCGACCCCGCCCTCTTCAATTTCAAAACCACCGAAGACATAGCCGGTCTGGAAGGCAACATAAGCCAGGATCGGGCCCTCGCCGCCATCGAATTCGGCCTGGGCATGTCCAACAACGGCTTCAATATCTACCTCGCCGGTGACCCCGGCACCGGGAGGACTTCCACCATCCGGCAGATACTGAAGAGGTTCGTCAAGGGCACCTGTCCCCCCAGCGACTGGTGTTATGTCAACAACTTCCACACCCCGGATGCGCCACTGGCCATCGCACTCCCCGCCGGGATGGGACGCGGCTTCGCGGCGGATATGCGCGAGCTTTTGGACTACATGCGCGCCAACGTCCCCACCGCCCTGGAGAGCAAGGAGTACGAGACCAACCGCGTCGGCATCATCGAGCGCTTCCAGGAGCGCAACGGCGAGATCTTCTCCGACCTAGAGCAGGAGGCGGGAGAGAAGGGGTTCGCATTGCAGCGTACCGTTTCGGGGCTGGTGATCGTGCCCCAGAAGGAAGGGCGCAACTTCACCCAGGAGGAGTACGAGGCGCTCGAGAAGGATGAGCGGGACAAGCTGGACACGGTGGGGCGCGAGCTGACCGAGAAGCTGAACGACGCGTTGCGCCAAGTGCGCGAGAACGAGAAGGCGCTCAGGGACGCCCTGGCGCAGCTGGACCGGGAGTTGGGGCTGTCGGCCGTGGGGCACCACCTGAACCCGCTCAAGGAGAAGTACCAGGGCTTCGCCAAGATCCTGCAGTACCTGGAAGACGTCCAGGAGGACCTGCTCCTGAATCTGGAGGACTTCAAGCCTCAGGTCGCCCCGCCGCAGATCCCCGGACTCAAGATCCCCAAGCAGGAGCCGACCTTCGAGCGCTACGAGGTGAACGTCCTGGTGGAGAACAACCCGGACAACGGTGCCCCCATCGTCTTCGAGTCCAACCCGACCTACAACAACCTGTTCGGGCGCATCGAGAACATCATGCAGATGGGAGGGATGGCCACCACCAACTTCACCCTGATCAAGCCCGGCGCCCTGCACCGCGCCAACGGCGGCTACCTGATCCTGGACGCGCGCGAGGTGATGATCAACCCGTTCGCCTGGGAATCGCTCAAGCGCTGCATCAGGAACACGGAGATCAAGATTGAGGACGTCCTGGAGCAGTACCGCTTCATGACCGTGGTCTCGCTCAAGCCAGAGCCGATTCCGCTCAACGCCAAGATCATCATGATCGGCTCGCTCTGGATCTACTATCTACTCTTCTACCTTGAGCCCGACTACCGCAAGTTCTTCAAGGTTAAGGCCGACTTCGACAGCCAGATCAACCGCACCCCCGACGTGATGCAGGATTACGCGCTGTTCGTCGCCGCCCATTGTTCCAAGGAGGGGCTGCTCCCCTTCGACCCCACCGGCGTCGCGGCGCTCTTGGAGCACGCCTCGCGCCTGGTCGAAGACCAGGACCGGCTCTCCTCCCAGTTCATGGAACTTTCGGACCTGATCCGCGAGTCGAGCTTCTGGGCCACCAGGGAGGGGGCGCAGGTCGTGGACCGCGGCTGGGTCAAGAGGGCCATCCAGGAGAAGACCTATCGCTCCAACCGCATCGAGGAAAGGATCCACGAGTACCTGGCGCAGGGGATCATCCTGTGCGACACCAAGGGGAGCGTGGTGGGGCAGATCAACGGCCTCTCCGTGATCACCATGGGGGACTACACCTTTGGCAGGCCCTCCCGGCTCACCATCCGCGTCTCCCAGGGGCGTGCCGGTATGGTCAACATCGAGCGCGAGGTGAAGCTCTCCGGCCCGATCCACGACAAGGGGGTGCTGATCCTGACCGGCTACCTGGCCGGCAAGTTCGGGCAGGATCAGCCGCTCTCCTTCTCCGCCCACATCTGTTTCGAACAGTCCTACGAGGGGGTCGAGGGGGACAGCGCCTCTTCGGCCGAACTCTACGGGCTCCTCTCCGCCTTCTCGGGGCTACCCATCAGGCAGGGAATCGCCGTCACCGGCAGCGTTAACCAGCACGGGCAGATCCAACCCATCGGCGGGGTGAACTACAAGATCGAGGGATTCTTCGCGGTGTGCAAGGCCAAGGGGCTGACCGGGGACCAGGGAGTGATCATCCCCAAGATCAACGAGCACAACCTGATGCTGAACGACGAGGTGGTGCAGGCTGTGTCTGACGGGATGTTCCATATCTGGAGTGTGTCGCAGGTCGAGGAGGGGATCGAGATCCTGACCGGCGTGCCAGCCGGCATGCCGGGCGAGGACGGCAGCTATCCCGATGGGACTGTTAACTTCCTGGTGCACAAGAAGCTCAAGACCATGCTGGACAACATGCGCAAGCTGATGCAGGACAAGGAAGGGAAGGACGAGCCGGTGAAGATGCTGGAATAACCCTTGCCCACAAGCTCCTCCCCCCGGAGGGGGGAGGCCGGGAGGGGGGGAGCTCGATAGAGCGCAAATGGACGCCCTTTTCCTAACCCTCCCCCTCCGGGGGAGGGGATAAAGCTAAAACTGTTGTAACGTTGCCTCCTTTTTGTTACTTTCCGAGGGCCGCGACTGCGGCCCTTGCCATTCCCGCGTTTCCTGCACCGCATCAAAGAGGTGACCGTTTGTCCAGACGCTGTTTCCTGATCGTGAACCCCACCTCGGGGACCTACTCCCAGCAAAAAGTTGACGGCATCATGGCCGGGCTCGCCGAGCGCGGCCTCGCTCCGGAGCTTCTTCCCACCCAAAGCGCCGCCGACCCGGCCCGCTTCGCCGCAAGGATCTGCGCCGAAGAGAGCGAGCCCCTGATCGTGGTGGCCGGGGGGGATGGCACCATCAATGGTGTCTTGAACGGCCTGGTCCCCGGAACCGCCACCCTCGGCGTGGTCCCCCTGGGCACCTCCAACGTGCTGGCGCGCGAGCTGGAGATCGATTCCGTCGACGATGCCCTGGACCGCCTGGACCGCGGCGAGACCCGCCCCATATCCGTTGGCGAGATCGAGCGTGGCGGGGAGCGCAGGCGCTTCCTGCTCATGGCCGGGGCCGGCTTCGACGGGGCCGTGGTGCGCGACGTGCGGCTTTCGGAGAAAAAGACCTTTGGAAAAGGCGCCTATGTGCTGTCGGCGCTGCGCACGCTCTGGCACTGGGACGGTTCGCAACTGTCGGTGACCGGAGGCGGCAGGAGCGTCTCCTGTCACGGCGTGATCGTCTGCAACGCCTCCAAGTACGGCGGCAACTTCGTGCTCGCTCCCGAGGCCGACCTCTTCGCCCCCGGCTTCCAGGTGCTTTGCATCTCCGGAGGGCGGCTGGCCTACCTGGGGCTCGCCCTGGGGCTTTTGAACGGCACCGCCATCTATAGCAGCCACGTCACCTCCTTCAGCGCCGCCTCCCTGGAGATCACCGGGGAGAAGGCGGTGCAGCTGGATGGAGACTACGTCTGCCCGACACCGCTTGTTGTCCGGACCGTCCCGGAACTGGTGCGGTTGGTGGTGTGATATACCCTACTTTTCCCGTTGACAAAGCCGACCCGATATTTATTAATGTGCGGGTGCAACCCGTTCGGCATCATCCCGCGTGAACCGTCTTTTACTACCTGAGTGGGGGGAGTGGTGGCTAAACCTAAGATTATGTTGGTGGACGATACCAAGCTGATTCTGGAACTGGAGAAGAGCTTTCTCAAGGTATCCCATGTTGACGTGATTACCGCCGGCGACGGCGTAGAGGCCCTGGAGCTGGTCCGCAAGGATCCTCCCGACCTCGTCTTCATGGATGTCAACATGCCGCTCATGGACGGCATCACCTGCTGCAGGCTCTTGAAGAGCGATCCCTTCCTTGCCGCCATCCCCGTCGTCATGCTCACCACCCTCGGCAACGACGAGGACCGCCAGCGCGCACAGCGGGCGGGGTGTGACGACTTCCTCACCAAGCCCGTCGACCGTCGCCTCTTCCTCGACATGGCCCGCAAGTACACCGACGCCGTGGACCGGCGCGAGGTGCGCATCCCCTGCCAGATCCCGGTGCTGTTCCTCCTCGGTAACACCCCGGTCAGCGCCCATGCCCTCGACATCGGCGACGGCGGCCTCTTCCTTGCCAGCCGCGAGGAGGTGCTTCAAAACCAGGAGTTAAGACTTGCCCTCTTTCTGGAGACCGAGCAGGCGCCGCTGTTGGAACTGAAGGGAAGGGTGGCCTGGGTGAACCAGGAGGGGAAACGGGTGCATGCCGGGCTCCCCACCGGGTTCGGGGTCGAGTTCCTGGAGCCGGCACAGTGGCAAGCGGAAGAGCTGAAGAGGTTTATCGAGGCGGCGCGCGCAGCGCGCAGCGAGGGCTAGGGCGCAGCCAGAAGCGTCAGCCGGAACCAGAGCCAGGTCAGCAGGGCGGCCCCGAGGTCGCCCGCCTTATTGTCGATGACACGCC
This window of the Geomonas agri genome carries:
- a CDS encoding Lon protease family protein — protein: MSETDCRVPVEKLRWVCDPALFNFKTTEDIAGLEGNISQDRALAAIEFGLGMSNNGFNIYLAGDPGTGRTSTIRQILKRFVKGTCPPSDWCYVNNFHTPDAPLAIALPAGMGRGFAADMRELLDYMRANVPTALESKEYETNRVGIIERFQERNGEIFSDLEQEAGEKGFALQRTVSGLVIVPQKEGRNFTQEEYEALEKDERDKLDTVGRELTEKLNDALRQVRENEKALRDALAQLDRELGLSAVGHHLNPLKEKYQGFAKILQYLEDVQEDLLLNLEDFKPQVAPPQIPGLKIPKQEPTFERYEVNVLVENNPDNGAPIVFESNPTYNNLFGRIENIMQMGGMATTNFTLIKPGALHRANGGYLILDAREVMINPFAWESLKRCIRNTEIKIEDVLEQYRFMTVVSLKPEPIPLNAKIIMIGSLWIYYLLFYLEPDYRKFFKVKADFDSQINRTPDVMQDYALFVAAHCSKEGLLPFDPTGVAALLEHASRLVEDQDRLSSQFMELSDLIRESSFWATREGAQVVDRGWVKRAIQEKTYRSNRIEERIHEYLAQGIILCDTKGSVVGQINGLSVITMGDYTFGRPSRLTIRVSQGRAGMVNIEREVKLSGPIHDKGVLILTGYLAGKFGQDQPLSFSAHICFEQSYEGVEGDSASSAELYGLLSAFSGLPIRQGIAVTGSVNQHGQIQPIGGVNYKIEGFFAVCKAKGLTGDQGVIIPKINEHNLMLNDEVVQAVSDGMFHIWSVSQVEEGIEILTGVPAGMPGEDGSYPDGTVNFLVHKKLKTMLDNMRKLMQDKEGKDEPVKMLE
- a CDS encoding diacylglycerol/lipid kinase family protein, coding for MSRRCFLIVNPTSGTYSQQKVDGIMAGLAERGLAPELLPTQSAADPARFAARICAEESEPLIVVAGGDGTINGVLNGLVPGTATLGVVPLGTSNVLARELEIDSVDDALDRLDRGETRPISVGEIERGGERRRFLLMAGAGFDGAVVRDVRLSEKKTFGKGAYVLSALRTLWHWDGSQLSVTGGGRSVSCHGVIVCNASKYGGNFVLAPEADLFAPGFQVLCISGGRLAYLGLALGLLNGTAIYSSHVTSFSAASLEITGEKAVQLDGDYVCPTPLVVRTVPELVRLVV
- a CDS encoding response regulator codes for the protein MAKPKIMLVDDTKLILELEKSFLKVSHVDVITAGDGVEALELVRKDPPDLVFMDVNMPLMDGITCCRLLKSDPFLAAIPVVMLTTLGNDEDRQRAQRAGCDDFLTKPVDRRLFLDMARKYTDAVDRREVRIPCQIPVLFLLGNTPVSAHALDIGDGGLFLASREEVLQNQELRLALFLETEQAPLLELKGRVAWVNQEGKRVHAGLPTGFGVEFLEPAQWQAEELKRFIEAARAARSEG